TCTGATTTCTTTCCTTTGCCTTTGGCTTTAGGCGGAGCGTTTCTGCGGGCTGCCTCGTCCTGAGCCACGCCTGTGGGGGCGGTCACGCCGGCCGGAGACGCAGctaaagagagaatgagacacagaaagagagagaggcagaaataAATAAGCCACGAAGAGTGTGAGAGCTTCTGCTATACAAGATTAAACtattaaccaatcagaatggagcaTTCGACAGCACCGCGGTGAAAGACGAGTACAGTAAGTCTGTAACATCTTAGAACGTCGACGTCACTTCATGCTAACGATGGATGAATAACCAGAGAAGGCTCTGCttgtgtgtgatggatgtgaggTACCTGTGGAGCTGGACAGCCCTGTGGAGGCACTAGTCTCAGTCTTCACGGGCGTGTAAGGTGGCACCGAGACGTCGTCTCCGTCTGCGTCGCTGCTTGGGGGAGCGGGTGGGAGGTAACTGTTGGGAGGGACGTAATACTGGGAGAACTGGTTCTGTCCCAGTGAGTTATAGCTGGAGAAATCCTGCAAGTTAGAAAGGACAATAAGTATGCGATCATCATCACGACGTTTGGAGATTCTATTTAAAAGCAACTTCGGCCGAAGCTCACTTGATGTGTGGCGGCGGCTGTGGTGACGGCGGGGGCTGTGGGGATGTTGGAGTACACGCTGGACGTAGTGAAGCAGGAACCTGAAGTGTTTATATAGAGTTTTAGAAAAGCAAATGAGACAGCGAAAGGATCAGAAgagaacaaagtaaaaaaagatggaaagaaaaatgaaaagatgaatgaaaatgCTGGGCGAGGACACATCTGGCTGTGCACTAAACTCTGTCTGAGACCGAAGCAAATCAAACTTACTTCATTATCCTGactttatttatagatatacttattgttaataaaatcttagttctttaattaaaatgctGCATTTGTGCCTGTGTTTAgtcattattcttttttttttttggaaagcatttTAATAACGACATTAAtttggttagtgtgtgtgtgtgtgtgtgtgtgtgtgggggggggtgtaaacTCTGCGGCAGGGAAAGTGGAGTTACGGTGAAGTCGGGGGCCGACTGGACCTCGAGGTTTTTGGGGAGGCTGATGAGTTCCAGATGTTGTGCATGCTTTATGAGACACTTTAATGCATGCTTTAAGCATGTGATTTATGACAGAATTGTACGTCTCGTTTGAGATGAGCAGCCTTACATTTTAAAGGTCATTATCCGAAAGCAAGTTTTTAACGTTGGCTATAATTTCATGTCCTTCCAGGTGAGGCATCTCTCCCCTTGCGATCAGATATAACGCTCTGGTACAAAATGCTCAGATACTTCGCTTGTGTTTTCAGCTACTATGTGTTCGGGACTTCAGAGAGACTGCAAAACATTGTAATGAACTCCTAGTTCTTTCCTttgcatatatacagtaacacATGTGACTGCTTACAGAACAATGCACGAGAAGCTTAGCGTTTGTTGGAAGTGCACAGGGAAgacgagagtgagtgagtgagtgagtgacggaaggagggagggaggaaaggaGCCGCCTTGCCTTGGCTGGGATATGAGTAGTGGGTCTGGCACGGCTGAGTTGGAGTATAAGCTGTGCTGAAGCTGAGAAACGGCATCTGGCCAGCGGCGGACACGTCCTGCAGCCTGGGCTCGCTCTTAATGCCCGGCCACATGGCACCTACGGCCGCGCGGGAGCGGGTGGAGACATGGAGCAAAGgaggacacacatacacaagaaaGAGaatgcagagacagagagtgagatgaAGCGGACGTGAGTGGAAATGTGAATGCCAATGAAAGCTGCGTGTGCAGTGACTGGCGCTTTAAATGACAGCAGTGATAGCATGAGTGGTGAAGTGCTATGAGGTAATGCTCCGGGCTGGGACAGACCAAATGGAGGCAGGCCGTAGGTTTGACCCGTCTGGCTAAAGGTGCTGTATGCTGCTGACTGACCCAGAGAAGAAAACGCCACCTGGCTGTCGTATTCAGTAACTGCAGGGctatgataaacacacacacacacacacagagagagagagagagagagagtcatgtAGGGaagtaaattattatataatgttgATCCTAACAATTGGTGTCTAACAAGAGTCTTTATTGTTAAAGTTTACTACATGATTTCCTGCTACCAGGGTGGGGTTTGCTCTTTACCCTTCCATAGTTAGTTCTCATGGTTCTGTGCtttgattttttgatttttatttttttgccccCAAAAATTTCTATCAATTTCTATCCCGagtgtgaaagtgaaaaagaaCTCTGGGaaataaagaaggtgtggcttctgtaccGGGCAGCTCTGATGAAGAATGCGTGGCCTGTGTGCTTATCAGTTCCTATCAGCTTTAATCAGGTGGACTGAATGCAGCTTGGTTTGCCTCCCATCAAAGATTACACTGTTTTCTTTGTATATTACAATCAGACTCCATCTCACTGGACTGGCCCATAGATTACATATCGAGATCCCACACGTGAGgtcacaatgtaaaaaaaaaaaaaaaaaaaaaaaaaaaaagaagcagccATGGGCAACATCGTAAATGAAATGACAGCTCTTACTTGTTTCCTTGGTAGATCTGTGAGGTAAATTCAGTATCTGTGAGTTCTTTACATGTCTccactaaaacaaaacatacacaaagaTTTCTTTAATACCATCATTTTCCTCTACACTGGACTAGACATGGACTGGATATtgttgtagtaataataataataataataataataataataccaccTTTAGTATACGAGCGGTCTGAGTCACAGCCTGATATGTGTGGATTTGAACGTTCTTGATCCTCTGGAACTAATAATTGAAAAGAAGACACAGAATCAGTGATGGAGTTGATGTTACCTTGAGCTCCAGGTAGTAGTAGGAGTGAAGTTAACAACAGGATGAAGTGTACAGACCACTATCTAGGTGAGAAGCTGATGATGGAGCATAAGTGGTGACTTCGGCGCCTAAAACATCTGGTCTGTTGTCATGAGCAGCTTCGGCTCTATCAGAGCAACAAATCTTAGATGGGCGAGATTACGGAAATGTCCGAATAGAAAACTATACATGATATGTAGAAATTACCTTGTGTCTTCTTCCTTACTGGCTTCTGGGTCGTGCCTGGCTTTCTTTGCCTGTTCAGTCAAATGGACACAGTTGTGTTCAGACGTTTCTCATGTCATATTCGGTATTCGTGATCTCAGTTACTACTGCATGTAGAAGcgtgtgtataaataaagctttttaatGGTGGACTGACCGGGAGCTCCGGTGCCTCCTGTGGCTCCTCCATGATGGTGCGTGCGTGAGGACGGCACTTTGTGTCCTGACGCGTCTGCTAGATCACACTCTGCTGCTGCTCCTGGACCTATGCAGGCCctgaaccacacacatacacacatttttatacacacacacacacacacacacacacacacacacacacacacacacacacacacacacacacagtaaactcAATGCTGTACTTCTGTAATAATAGGTCACTGAGATGCCTGTTAAATCAGTAAATCTagtatctctctcacacacacacatacacacatttttatacacacacacacacacaaactcattgCTGTAATCCTGACACTGTTATGGAGAGCAATAGGAAgatcagccttgtgtgtgtgtgtgtgtgtgtgtgtgtgtgtgtgtgtgtgtgagagagagatactagATTTACTGATTTAACAGGGTGCATTTCAGTGACCGATTGGTCATTTATCTTGTTTCTTGCTCTAATGAATAATGGGAAATCCCTGGAAATGTTCCGGCATGTGTCTGAGTCACACTTGTGACAGCATAACCTCACCACACACCTCTTAACTATCCAAGATTTACCATCATTGCTTCGATCTGTTTAGCCTTTTAAACGAGTCACAACACATTATGACTGGATAATAAGACAAGTCAGCAAAACCGATTTAATCTTCTGTACTCTTCGGTCATTTAAACAGTTTGATAAGCTGATCGTTTGGAGCTTCCATGGAGTTTAAAAACTCCACAACATTACACGTCACAACTGTAACTCATTCAGAACACCCGGGTGCTTTCTTTGAGACAGCACGAGTCAGTGTCGTTCGGGTAAGACAGTGTTCCTGTACCGCAGTAGATCTGACACACCGACATTCAACTCAGCATCATGAAATCAGACAACATGAGGGATTTATAAACAGTAAATGGTGTTTATGTACACGTCTGAGAGTCTCCTTTAAACCTAGATTAAGGAATAGATCCTCACATCCCATCACTAACCCTTCACACTAGAATAAATACAGCCTCACAGCTCCTCCCTAAATGTTTTGCCTGGAGCAGGTTTGTTatgattactattattattttggggCCTAACCCTTACCACCACTGCAGGATAAATTACTGAGATAAAAGAGTCAGGGTGAAGACGGTTCTATCCTTTACCTAAAAGTTAAATTTGATAGTCGTCAGGCTGCGTGTTTAGATCAAGGACAATTGACTTTAAGCTGAAGGTGAAGCTCAATCCATCTGCCACAGAGAGATATTTAAAGCCGCGTCCTAAACGGCACCGTATTTAAAACAAAGTGCACTAGAAAAGGGCGTAGAGGCCGTTGTGCGAGTGCACTATATTATTCACTCTGTAGGTAGCACACAGCTATTTGGGACGCGTCCCTGTGTTATGCGTCTAACTTCTCATTTAAAGCACTAAAGcgccttttttttgttaaagatcAGATAGCTAACTTGTCtcggacatttttttttaccacgaGCACCGTTTTGACACGACAATAAGTGATTAAAATCCCTGAATTTATGTTAAAAGCAAAAATGCACAAAAGCTAAAGCTAACGGTAATAGCAAGCCGTGTTGTGGGAACAAAGCAGAAcctaactgtgtgtatgtatttatatatgttaatatatttaGTTAAATgatcttttaaaagaaaaataatttcaaCTAAATTTACAGACGGacttagcatttttttttacttaagacAATAATGCTAGTGAGTTAGCCAGTTAGCCACGTCGTTAGCTTAGCATGTATTATTTAGCTTAGCTATCCGGATAGTTACCCGATGACCTTAAAATACCAGCAACATTCAGCTATATAAATCTGTATTTATAcatagagaataaataaatccttacCACCATACTAGTGGCTCAAGTCGAGAAGTTAGCTAAGCTAAGCTACGCTAAATATCCTCCGGGCTGAAATTTTACACTATAGTAAAGCGCTTGGGTTGTTAGGGACAACTATTTGGCAGGAAGTGCAGAATCCGCATGCGCAATAACGAGGGTATAGCGTCCGGTTATTACTGTTTTACaacagtaaatattttaatttaatattcttcttcttcttcttcttcttcttcttcttcttctttttattattattattattattattattattattattattattattattattagtagtagtagtaatcatcatcatcatcatcatcatcttcattttcttcttctttttttattttttattaatattagaagtaatcctcatcatcatcatcatcatcatcatcatcatcatcatcgtcaccttcttcttctttttcttcttcttcttcttcttatttttattaatattatatcatcatcatcatcattattattattaaaaatcatcatcatcatcatcatcatcatcatcatcatcatcatcaccttctttttattattattattataagtaatcatcatcatcatcatcatcatcatttttattattcaatattattatatatataatataatatatattatatataatataatcaatgttattattattattattattattattattattattattagaagaagaagaaatcatcatcataatcatcatcatcatcatcatcatcttcttcttcttcttcttcatcatcatcatcatcatcatcttattattattattatttttattaatattatatcatcatcatcattattattattaatattagaagaaatcatcatcatcataatcatcatcatcatcatcatcatcatctaattcttcttcttctttttattattattatacgtaatcatcatcatcatcattattattattaataatatttagaagaaatcatcatcataatcatcatcttcttcttcttcttcttcttcttattattattataagtaatcatcatcattatcaacaATTAATTTTATTGAGTTTGGTGATGTCAGAGTATATTTAATCGTAACAgcccataaaaaaaaattattaaatgaagGTTACAGGAAcccagattatttttttaaaaggttttatttaacatttaataaacatcacagttaaatatttaatcattctAATAAATTGAAAATCAGCAATATAGTACAGAatgtcatgtaaaataaatatacatgaaattgtataaaataaagtgaTAAACTTCCACATATGGAAGAAAATAACTTGTTACGTTTCTACAGAAGGTTAAGATTGGTCCAGCAATACAAACAAATGCACCTTATCATCCATGAACCCATGAAAGACCTGTCGAACTTTACTGTCATATCTCTGTGATCTGAGACATACAGTAGTCTAGAAGTAGCTACTTTTATCTCTAATCATCTGttgtttaatgtaaaattacatATAGTCGCTTGGAACTAGCgttttttatacaacagagaTGGGAGGAGTTAATGTTCAAACAGGTAGCATTTGTGCATCGATCAAAAGATTTGTGGTTCTTTCTGTGCTTGACCTGGAACAGATGTATATGACACATCCATCTGATTAAGCCTGGTGatgttacagttttttttctctctactggtattaaaataaagcagGTTTTCTGGTTGAATGATATTTCGATTAACAAGCAAATTACATGAGCACGCATCACAGTATAAAAGAGCTTAGCAGACAAACATGAAGGAAGTTCTCAACATCTACTGAATAGCAGCTACGAGATTTTGGAACTAAATGAAATCAGCTCTTTGAAGAGAAAACAACAAACCAACACTCAAGTTATCTTGAGAagaatttggacattttcatttgTAGGTGTTTGTGCAACGTGCATAAACACGTGTCATTTAAAAAGGACGGCACGTTTACGCAGAAATCTCTAGCTATAAGCTGTTGTTGAACAGTTTACATCATACTTTTTTCTCCTCATGTGCAATATTGCATTTCAGTACCGTTTCTGTCTGCAAAGTTTGATCGCATGCATATCTGAAAGGCATCGACTTCAGTCCCATGAGCTTTATTCAAAGCCTGGCCATTATAGTCATTAACGCTTTTAAACCTTCAGGCACTTCTTAACCTCCCCACAATAAGGAACTTCTTCAGCCAGACACTTGGCACACTTTTTGCTTCATGGGTGTAgtccgttgtttttttttttttttttgtttttggttgtttttttgtttttttttacctctgttgAGGTCCATAAACATTACACGGACGATCTCAGACGTCCACAGCGAGGTGCTCCCTCGTCATGACTCCTTTATGGTCCCTCCTGTTCACTGAGCAGGTATCCTGTTGTAGGCTCTTGTCTGGAATGTGGGGAATTACAGAGGACCGGAAGAGACTACTGGAAGGCGAAGTCGGCTGGAGGGCCGTACGAGAACCCCGGGAAAGCCTCGGCCGCCTCGCGGACGCTGCTCGTAACTTGCAGGTTGTCGGAGTTGCACACGGAGCTGGAGACAGGCAAGTGGGTAAACTCTGGGTCAAAGTACCTGAGGTCAGTAGCACCGGTCTGCAAAATACAATGAAGACAGGATATTTGTTATACAatctattaattaatattattgcaTTAAACCATAACTGTTTATAGTCATAAGGGAATTATCTTTGGCTTACCACTGACGGAATAAAAGGAGGTGTGATCTTCCTTGCCATTAGGTCGTCCCAGTTGATGGGGGAGAAGAAGCTGTGGTTCTTGAGTTCCAGCTAAAGAGAGAATTAAAAAGGTAGATTAGAACCCTGGGCTGCTACagtaaatcacacacagtaatctGTAAAGGGATAGACCAGAGTTAGTGCTGGACCAGGGTTAGTCTAGTCAAGGAGCTGGACTAGGGTTAGAGTTGGAATAAGGTTCATCTAAGTTAAAGACTGGACTAGTCAAAAGAGCTGGACTAGGGTTAAATCTGGACTTGGGTTAGTCTAGAATAAGATCTGGACAAGGGTAAGTGCTGGACTAGGGTTAGTCTAGGCTAAAGACTGGACTAATGTTAGATCTGGACTGTGGTTAGAGATGGATTAGTGCAAGTCTAGGTTAGACTGTACTACATTCTGGGTTTGGTGTGAAAGATGGTTTATTGGAGGTATTACAGAAATACTGTAGTCATAGCAACGGTTAAGTGACAGGTTATTCAGTCAAGAGAATGTGGTAGTAAAGAGGCTGTGATCAAACACTTACAAAGTCATCCTTCACTCCCAGCCTCTTGGTGCGGTCCTTCTGCAGAAGCCCTTCGAGCAGATCGCGCCCAGCATTGGACACGTTCGGCTTCAGCACCAGAGACATGTGCAGGATGTTGTTGTACATCTCGGCTGTGTTGCGACTGTAGAAAGGAGGCTAGAGAGTGCAGAGATCTAGATTAGACTTATATCATATTTAAAACAGCGTAAATTTAGAGTAGTGGTGAATTTCGACTTACCAATCCGTAGAGCATCTCATAAAGGACGGAGCCGAGGCACCACCAATCCACCGTGCGGTCGTACGCTTGCTTCTGCAGGACCTCAGGGGCCAAATACTGCAAGTAGGAAGAGATAAAATCAGACCGATCATGTAAGACAAATTTAAAATCTATTATCAAACGTAATCTGATAAGAGAGGGTGTGAGATGTTACTAGCCTACCTCTGGGGTGCCACAGAACGTATTGGTGGTGCCGTCGGGTTCCAGGCCCTCTTTACACAAGCCAAAATCAGTGAGTACGATGTGGCCCTGAGAGTCCAGGAGGATGTTCTCCGGCTTGAGATCTCTGTAAAGAATAATATCATTTTAAGAACAGGTTCAGACGATCATGTGACCTGAAtggttgtttggttggttggtttgcTGTTTGCATGATGGCCACCAGGGGGCAGCACAAGCACTCACCTGTAAACAATGTGCAGGGAATGGAGGTAGCCAAGAGCACTGGCGATTTCAGCAGCATAGAAGCGAGCTCTGGGTTCCAGGAAAATCCTCTCTCGCTGAAGGTGGTAGAACAACTACGGGATGAAGTCAGGGAATAGAGAAAGGTCAACATCCTGTACTAGTTCTCATGTCAACAATTTGCAcgctcacactttatgtacataactgatcagtcatattctatattcatactttatatattttattcattctatattcatattttatactcattctgtctacatTGTATCTCACACtaggccaataaatctgattctgattctgaacaaacatttaaaccAACAGAAAATACAATTGTTACCTCGCCACCGTTGACGTAGTCCAGCACAAAGTAGAGCTTATCGGTGGTCTGGAAGGAGTAATGAAGCCCTACCAGGAAAGGGTGTTTGAGGTTCTTCAGAAGAACGCTGCGCTCAGCCATGATGTGCTTTTGCTGGAGGAAAAAATAAGAGATAATGCTCAACATCGTGACAGGAAAATTAGACGTTAGAAGATTAACCACTAACTAAGAACAGAATCCGTCATTCGGTTCTTGACAGTGTCTCACCTCTTTCTTCTTCATAATGATCTTCTTCTGGAGCACCTTCACAGCATAGTACTGCTCCGTTTCTTTGTGTCTGGCCAACAGAACCTAAATAAAGATTTATGATTAATCAGAGTTCTTCGAAGATTTATGAGGATCATGAGGAAAAACTCTGAACATGTTCCTACTCACTTTTCCAAAACTCCCCTTGCCGATGATCTTCAGGTATTCGAAGTCGCAGGGTTTGATTCTgtcagacacagaaagaaagcagCCGATTAGGAACCCGAGAGAATGAGTGTTGAAGGagggaaatgaaataaaatgaaagtaaagGTATAGACAGGTTTAACTTACTGAATCTCCTCGGCTAGAGAGCTCCTCGCAGGGCTGTCTCTTCCCATTTCCTCGTTCTGGTTCTCGTCAATCTTCAGGAAATGGTCTACCTGAGAGctgtgaagaagaagaacacgTTACTGATACCACTAGGTGGCAGCGTGTGGACCGCATGCTTTCAGGAGATGCTGATAAGATCAATGACTCGCCAGTTTACTTCACATTTTTAGCATTCTTATGTCTCGAGTCTCGTTTTTAAGGTTTCAGCTGAAACTAAAACTATCTTGGGTTTGACAGAAAAAATGACTAGATGGGGGTGAAAGATgagctgggaggaaattttccACAACCTCAGTGACTGAGCTCACAGGATGACACAAATGCACCAGCTCCATTCATGTATAATGGAATTAGACTATTATCCCCGTCTAGGGGACACGCAGGATTTACTCAAAGATGCTTACAGCAGCCTAGAGGCTAGAACACAGCCGGCCTGAAAAGATTATTGTGCAACTCAGATATTATGCTATTAAGGAAAGGTACAGCTGAACCCTGGGGCCTGTGGGATTACTGCACTATTTTACGCTGACCTCAGATCAGTCAGATAAATAGAACAAGCTtagacgaatgaatgaataaacgatTGAACGAATAAATTTGGCACTAGTGAGACTCAGCAATTCAATAACTACACTAATCCTGTCAAATGGACATCCGtgtatttttaaacacttaCTGTTGGCAGATGTGAGGGTTGGAGACCATCTTCTGAATGAAGTCGTTTAAGCCCATTTTCCTTTCTTTGATGAAGGCTGTAAGGAAAAAGAGTTTTTTTCTATGTCAGAGAAGCCAAATCAATCTGCACAaataatttccccttatttatGTGTCGAGTATTGACATTCCCATCTACAGCTCAGCCTTAGAGCTAATACAatgctgaaataataataaaaaaaaaaagctcggAAGGCTCATGATGAATCAATGCAAAGGTGTCAACCTTTAAATCAAGTGGTCTGACTGAAACACagcccttattattattattattattattattattattattattattattattattatgtgaacGTTATTTGGTGAAGACAAAACCCATTTCTGTGTCATGACTGTATCGTCTCTGAGAGTTATGACTCACATCTTAAGCACACACTGAACTCAGGGCCTGAACTCAGAGAAATAAAAGGTATCATTAGTGTGCTGTTCCTTCTACATGGTTCTCAGGGTACATCATCATGCCTTTAATTCAATTTGTAATAAGGGTAAGTCTTTCCTTCAGGTCCAGTCATGGTATCATGTAAACATTTATGTCACTAAGGTCCATTAATAGGCTCTGAATTCATTGGAAAGGTTTAAAGATGGatatattttggaaaaaaatgtagaaaagaaaCCTGTACATTTcatgtttctgttctttttacatccaattgttttttttttttatttcttatatttatttcttcatttattattactacgctccaacacaccaagacaaataaacctgattctgatcctgattctgattctaagcAGATATTCCTTCATGGTAAGCGCTCAGCCAGCATAAAGAACAAGAGCCTGTGTGCTGTAGGTTTGGAAAATCATATTTTGTGGCTAGTGAAATAGTCAGTGATGCTATAATGAAAAGCTCTGCTCCATGTCTCTGGGGAGGTACCGTCACAGGgatctgtgtatatgtgaaaCTGGATCTTTAATGCTTTACTAGAAAAGCTGATTAGTGGTTATTAAGGTCCATTTATGGACCTTGTTCTGAATTCATTGGAAAGGTTTAAAGATAGATATATTTTGGaaaaaaggtagaaaaaaaaccttgttgTTAGCAAACTgctaaaactaaaaaacaaacagatataactattattattattattattattattattattattattattattattattacttttgcaCGTGTAACTTTTAATTCTTATTCTTatctgtatatatgtctgtatgtatgtacacacacacacacacacacacacacacacacacacacacacacacacacatatatatacatactacATATATACGCTatgtatatacaatacacacacacacacacacacacacacacacacacacacacacacacacacacacacacacacacaattacatatataaaatgatatatttttaaacagaaaacaaatctaCAGAATGAGTTGCGTTGTGTGCGCGTTGTTCAGCACGTTAGTGTCAGTACATACCGGTCAGCACGGACACGATCCCTCTCATCCTGCAGTAAGTCAGATCACAGCGTGTTTCCGTTACGTCCATTTTACTGATTAGTCTAATAACTTTATCGTGTAGTAGAGTAAATAATCCCAGCGGAAAGCGCaatacacacggacacacacgagCTCACCGGTTACCCAGAATACCGGTCTTATCTGATTCTCTGTCGCGATCTGCTTCTTTTATACCGAACACGTGGGGGGAGTTTGACAGGGAGGCGCGCCGGTGACGTCAATCAcgtaaccatgacaacagtgGAACCGTGACGTCGAGGGAAGTCTCGCTGTAAAAGCGCGAGGATCCGCTCGTGGTATCTGGGGGAAGTCTCTATCTCTgcatcccccctctctctgcatctctctctctctctctctctctctctctctctctctctctctctctctctctctctctctctcttctgttctctctctcgtctcagCATCTCCTGTCTCTTCCTCCACCGCTTCATCTCTCGCCATCTCGATCTACTCTCTTCTcaaatcccccccccctctctctgcctctctgcctctctctctctctctctctctctctctctctctcaacatctctctctcttcctccaccctttctctctgcatctctctctctcaacatctctctctacctcccccctctctctctgcatctctcctctctctcctctacctctcctctcttctctctcttctctctgtctctctctctctctctctctgcactcccccccctctcctctgcatctctctctcttctctctacctaatctctctctctctctctctctctctctgtctctctctctctcaacatctctctctcttcctccaccctctctctctctgcatctctctctcaacatctctctctacctcccccctctctc
The Tachysurus fulvidraco isolate hzauxx_2018 chromosome 7, HZAU_PFXX_2.0, whole genome shotgun sequence DNA segment above includes these coding regions:
- the si:ch211-195b13.1 gene encoding STKc_SGK domain-containing protein, whose amino-acid sequence is MDVTETRCDLTYCRMRGIVSVLTAFIKERKMGLNDFIQKMVSNPHICQHSQVDHFLKIDENQNEEMGRDSPARSSLAEEIQIKPCDFEYLKIIGKGSFGKVLLARHKETEQYYAVKVLQKKIIMKKKEQKHIMAERSVLLKNLKHPFLVGLHYSFQTTDKLYFVLDYVNGGELFYHLQRERIFLEPRARFYAAEIASALGYLHSLHIVYRDLKPENILLDSQGHIVLTDFGLCKEGLEPDGTTNTFCGTPEYLAPEVLQKQAYDRTVDWWCLGSVLYEMLYGLPPFYSRNTAEMYNNILHMSLVLKPNVSNAGRDLLEGLLQKDRTKRLGVKDDFLELKNHSFFSPINWDDLMARKITPPFIPSVTGATDLRYFDPEFTHLPVSSSVCNSDNLQVTSSVREAAEAFPGFSYGPPADFAFQ
- the eya3 gene encoding eyes absent homolog 3 isoform X1 encodes the protein MEEPQEAPELPAKKARHDPEASKEEDTRAEAAHDNRPDVLGAEVTTYAPSSASHLDSVPEDQERSNPHISGCDSDRSYTKVETCKELTDTEFTSQIYQGNNPAVTEYDSQVAFSSLGQSAAYSTFSQTGQTYGLPPFGAMWPGIKSEPRLQDVSAAGQMPFLSFSTAYTPTQPCQTHYSYPSQGSCFTTSSVYSNIPTAPAVTTAAATHQDFSSYNSLGQNQFSQYYVPPNSYLPPAPPSSDADGDDVSVPPYTPVKTETSASTGLSSSTAASPAGVTAPTGVAQDEAARRNAPPKAKGKGKKSDSGQSTDNDLERIFLWDLDETIIIFHSLLTGSFAQKFGKDPATVLNLGLQMEELIFELADTHLFFNDLEECDQVHVEDVSSDDNGQDLSNYNFANDGFNGTSGAGGQSSNPAVQGGVDWMRKLAFRYRRLKEIYNGYKGNVGALLSPLKRELLLRVRSDIEAVTDSWLSTAIKSLLLIQSRGKCMNVLVTTTQLVPALAKVLLYGLGDIFPIDNIYSATKIGKESCFERIVSRFGKKVTYVVIGDGREEEFAAKQHNMPFWRISAHGDLVALHQALELDFL
- the eya3 gene encoding eyes absent homolog 3 isoform X2, with product MEEPQEAPELPAKKARHDPEASKEEDTRAEAAHDNRPDVLGAEVTTYAPSSASHLDSVPEDQERSNPHISGCDSDRSYTKVETCKELTDTEFTSQIYQGNNPAVTEYDSQVAFSSLGAMWPGIKSEPRLQDVSAAGQMPFLSFSTAYTPTQPCQTHYSYPSQGSCFTTSSVYSNIPTAPAVTTAAATHQDFSSYNSLGQNQFSQYYVPPNSYLPPAPPSSDADGDDVSVPPYTPVKTETSASTGLSSSTAASPAGVTAPTGVAQDEAARRNAPPKAKGKGKKSDSGQSTDNDLERIFLWDLDETIIIFHSLLTGSFAQKFGKDPATVLNLGLQMEELIFELADTHLFFNDLEECDQVHVEDVSSDDNGQDLSNYNFANDGFNGTSGAGGQSSNPAVQGGVDWMRKLAFRYRRLKEIYNGYKGNVGALLSPLKRELLLRVRSDIEAVTDSWLSTAIKSLLLIQSRGKCMNVLVTTTQLVPALAKVLLYGLGDIFPIDNIYSATKIGKESCFERIVSRFGKKVTYVVIGDGREEEFAAKQHNMPFWRISAHGDLVALHQALELDFL